In Engraulis encrasicolus isolate BLACKSEA-1 chromosome 2, IST_EnEncr_1.0, whole genome shotgun sequence, the sequence TTAGGTAATGTTCAGAGGAAAGTGAGGAATGTTGTATTTAATACATTCAAAATAATACAGTATGTAATGCATAAGCTGAGGACATGATTTGGTTGAAGGGTTCTTTTTTGACCTATGCATTGTCTTCACAGTGAGCAAACTCCCGTTTTGACACTGTGTTGCTGTTTTCACTTTGAAACAGCAGATGGGGGTATAGACCAATGGATGACTTAACATGGCGCTGACTAGAGGTTGCAGGGAACCTCACCTCACTGATTCTTCCACGAAACAAAACTCAATGTTTCTTTTTTGAAGGAGCAAGAAAAAGGAAAATAGATATGAACTAGGTAATGGGACACTGAGTTTATGCAACATGtttgaaggtgcactgtttaTCATCCCATTATCAATTATCGCAAAGCTTTTTAAAGTCAGATCATAAACCGATGATAAGCTTgaaggacacacagagagataaacaCACCAGCATGGTCATTAAGAGCCAGGACATCTACCTCTAATGTTTTTCTGACTGTACCCTGTATTCTACATTTTATcactacccccctcccctctctttttctttctttgtctcactCTTTTCCTGCCAGATAAGGCGCTTACCTAATCACCATAACCTCAAACCCACCGCCAGACATAATTACcacctctggaaataaactgtGGGCTGATTGGGGGGTTTGAAAGTGCTATGTCTTTGTTGTGCACAATTCCTACCCTGAATATCCACTCTACTTTTTGTGTTCTGGCAAAGGCCGGTGTGGGtgtcttgtaaaaaaaaataaaaatccaaaaaatagacacatacacacaaaaattgaaacaaaacaaacaaaattcagGCACGTACATGCAAAACAATTCAGAAAGCCTTACACACTCCCCTGCACAGCATTGTGTTACTGTTTTTATTTGAGGGCTTCTGAACTACTTTGAGCCCCTGTGAGACAGAAATACTAATATGGAATTGTGGGGCATGAAAAGCTGCACGAGGCAACACAGCACTCTGAATGCCATCAGCCAACCTGGATTATCCTGGGAAGGTGATAATGCACTTGATTAAAATTGTAATGTATTAAGATTAGAATTTAATTCCTTGTTTCTGGTCGAAAAGATTCCAATTCTTTTTTTTGCCTTCGTAGCTGTGAGCCAAATTAACTTGGTAATTCCATCGATATTTTTGGGCCCCTTTGAAGAATGGCATGTTATTAGACTACTCATCATGTACACTGTGGCGAACCGTCATAATGACACAGGCTCGGGATCATAAGGGGCTGGGTTGGTGTCCTAGAAAACTGTGAATAGTGAAATATTAAAACTTTCCTCATGCCACTTTCATTTTGCACTAGCGTTGCTTGGATAGAGGCCCACGCGGCTGCAGGCTTAATGTAGCTTGGTGCGACTAACACAGCATGTCATACTCTATTCTGCTCCTCCCTTTTCCCTTTTGTCTTCTCTTTGTTCTCACCGCAGCTTGGTAAATGCCTTCTcttgctttcatttttttaaagaaaaaaaaacacggtATCTTTCTACATCTTACCCCGTTAATAAGGTATCCAGGGTCAGCCCAGAGGACGATGGGCAGGATGCGCTTGTTGTTGGAGAAGTGCAGCCGGCGGggcatctcctctctcttgtagACGTGCAGGTGCGGGTGTGCCCCCTTCAGGGCGTTGTACACCTTGTCCAGCTTGCCCTCCTTGGGCAGCAGCATGCCCGCCGGCCCGTAGTCCACGATGTGGAAGTCCAGGTCCTTGAAGGAGAAGCCGGGGATCTTGCTGAGCACGATCTCGTTGACGGTGTCGGCGCGGCGCACGGTGGACATGCCGTGGTCGgcggtgatgatgatgttgagtCGGTCCTCCAGGCCGTGCCGCTTGGCCGAGTTGCGCAGGTAGCCCACTGTCCGGTCCACCTGCTTGACCATCTTCTTAACCTGCGGGGAGTCTGGGCCAAACTTGTGGCCCATGCCGTCCGGCTCACCGAAGTACAGCGCCACAAAATCCAGGTCTTGGTCGCTGAACCAGGAGCCCATGACCTTGTCCACAATGGTGCGCCACACGGTCTCGTTGGAGTAGTTGTAGATAGCTGGCTCCACCTCGCTCACCTGCACTTTCTCGCCATGGTAGGTGGAGGCCGTGCCGGGGAAATGGTGGGAACCGGCTTTCAAGCCCTGAGCATTTGAGGGAGAGAAGATAGCAGAAATTTGGGAAGAGTTCAAGACAGAAAATAATAATAGTCTTTGGTTTAGGTAGTAGCTGGTTAATAATTTACGAGTTATTTACGAGTCACAAACACTTGGATTTCCGAATGTTAGATAGTAAAATGTTAACATGTACCTGTAATCTCTCCCacagtgtctctgtctgtctctgtctctgtcttacatacaaacacacacgcacacacgcacacacacacacacacacacacacacacacacacacacacacacacacacacacacacacacacacacacacacacacacacacacacacacacacactctctcacacacacacacacacacacacacacgtcagatgaCAGGCCTAATGGAAATGGCTTTTTGGCTCTTACCTGCCTCTGGGCAGTGATCCAGATAGGTACGGTACCGTTGTCCCACCATTCATTCACAAACTGCGTTTGCCAGTATGACTTCTTCTCCGAGGTGGTGGTGTTAAAATACATGTTGTGAACCACCCCGTGGTTCTCAATGTAGCGCCCTAAGGAAAGAAGTGTaagaagaagcaaaaaaaaaaaaaaagagacagccCCGTTGTCAGTGCGTTTAGTATTCATTGTCAGGTGCACTCTGTGTGCCTCGGTGCTTATAAAAGTGCAGCCAAGCATTCTGCTTTTGAGTGCTATGACACTTCTGGTTAGGGCACTTTGGAACAGTGTTAAAGATTAGAGGAATTGAATTTCCACTAAGTCTTATGCATTTCCCATATGACAAAGGGCTGGCTTTAGTTGGGAAAGGTCTTCTGTGATTCTGCATAACTTTTAAATAGGAAAGTTGCGGGAATGTTCCGGCATCCATGATTAACACCTACAAATTTAGTCTTCAAAATGTGCGTTTTGTCTAATGAGAATGGAAGATAATCATGCACACAGTTGCCATATGTTCTTGGCATAATTTAGAAATACACGTCCAAGTCTTAATGACAGTAATGAGCAGGATTAATGACGAACAGACAACAAGCACACCGATTTTATCAGTTAATTATATCCTGTGTTTACCTGTAAGGATGGTGAAATGCGTGGGGCTGGTGACGGTTAAGAAAGCCGGGGTTACGTATACGGCTTTGACGCCATCGTTGGCCATCTGGTCCAGGAACGGCGTGTCCACATCGCGGTCGTAGTCCCACCGAAATCCATCAAAGGAGATGAGCAAGAGTTTGTTTCGACCGCCGTTGCTGTTGCGGCCCGGGCCACTGAGCGGAAGGCTCATCCCGGTCGAACATAGCAGGAGGCACAAGCTCACTGTCCACAGCATGTTGTTTATTTAGCCAACCAGAGTATTGACTCTGTGGTGTTGGgggtgtgtgagaaaaaaaagcaaaaaagctcCTTCCTTTCCCAAAAAAAGCAAGGGAAAAATCACTGCGGTGATCCCACAAGATCCGAGGCTATTCCAGCGCACAGCAGGGGGGAGACGCCAGCTTTGTTCCACTCTCCAATTTCCTACCTTGTTCCCCTCGCCGAGGTGCCTCCGCAGGTAGCCTGGAGTAGAATTGCTCTTCTCCTCAAACACACCTGAGCATGATCCCTCTCTTGTGCACTGATAGCTTATAAGTCAAGTTTCACCTGCTTATCTTATCTTGCGGTACAGTATTTGGACGATTGCGCTGGTGATCCACTCAGCATTTTTTTCCCCTGTCTGCTGGGAGGGAGGGATAGCCATGAAGGCCATTTTAAAGGAAATCAAACACCAACCGTACTTTCTGTCCCATATTGGTGGACAGGATCCAGAATGTTCTGTGGTCGATTTGCTAATGAGAAGAATTATTTGTGTTCATAGTGAATTTTGCAGTGTTCAAGACACTTAAAGAATCCATTCATCATCTTCTAGGTTGTATTTGATCCCATTTTTGAAttgttgagtgttgaattaacacgtcTTTATTGTTTAGTTGGAAATATTATTTGCCCAGTCATAGATTCATTACAAAACAGCTGTCCTAAGGGTTGGCTGATGATAAAAAATAAGATAAGATCATGAAAACCGGTCGTCAGTCACTCAGCACCTGGGTTGTTGAGATTGGGGCCTATTGAGAACCACTACATACCATCTCTCAAAGTTAATGTTATGCAGAGAGGCACCATTTCCACACCTAAGTTGATGAATTTAGTTCAGACAAGCTCAACTTTGAAAAACCTGGACTGGAATATTGATGCTAAAATATTGCAAGAAGGAAGATTTCAAAAAGAAGGGTACTTGCGACTAGAATGTACTTTTATacagcactgattcttgaaagtttggcaaaaacatgtccctgcagtaaaatattaattatgttgaaaatcaactaaattttcacaaacaaaatgaacccaggtaatggccaaggggtctgtcacacgaatacacagttgtttgaaatatttaagtgtaattttattacttttcatggctataaacctgtccacaccctgtaaaaacgcctgtcccaaggactggcatcatcatttcaattgacttaaaatacaaaaatcactaacagaattgaacaatatcaccatgatgtggaagaccatattaaagtggttctacagatgtgcacatagtggatgtaaaacaatatttactattatttactgattgctcaaaatgtgtccagcatattggtcaccaccgtcagattttttctaaaagacaataaaatcaggtatgcacaaggtaattgtcattattgaggaccccttttcaaacctttagctctattgcctacttcaccatcactgaagctcctgtaagtttattattttgtcctcaatttgttaatttgtttggacactggtactgtcccaaccataaactgtcaacaccgtcgggggttttaatagtattgtattacattaatgttaataaatataatttttttcagaaaaggtatgaagcacccaagaaacagagcgaaaatgaaatggctaatgtgaacaaacaatgcataatatttaaaagagtgtttttttgtctcacaccgtcagatgtcaccaccgtcagattttgttctgctcatcatgttgttccatattttacaaaattgtgctggttaatgaaacattactaggcatgttagtagtaattgtgatccaaaatgatactctagccaccactgaggtgcatttggaggtttttttgtcagaaaacctgacggtggtgacatctgatggagttcaccaaaaaacacatgttttaggcctacgtgtttttgacatgttttaagaatatgcatacaataagtatctacagttatgttgaattgttaaagtaattcactttaatacagtaaacatgtgtttttacttctaattctgtctgccgctgttgacaaaacaagaaagagcccattttatgaaaaatgttaaacatggggagcttggccaatgcattcactgcacagccaagacctacatctatgataatacacctctatattttggatttgaacaacttaaaagctgtttttaccacattttcaacaaccagtggcttacttcctagataatctaactaatgaagtaaaaacacatgctcatactgtgcacacacaaaaataaagtgtttatgcaagatgccattgacttgagagggctatttattttgctaaatgcaggtacacattaggccactttcaccactctcagattactgtcaccaccgtcagttcttaagtcaccaccgtaagaaggagttttggacattttaaaggaatgtgcttacaacattttccctaggagttgttgaaatatcaaagtaatagccaatttaagcctacacgaatatttgtgaaattacaaaaaattgtttgttgtatttaggcgttaagtaagcatcgtatgacggtacatattttaaaattagaacacatgaaacagtattaaaatagaacaaaagtgaattttcaacatttaaaggcatatgtgtgtgaaccaaaaaatacacataatcacttaaaaactccagatacatatgcaaccaaatcaatacaattttaataacttttaattgtgtctgacggtgttgacaaaaaacaaggtatgatcggagaaaagcctgatttctgaaaaaaatacataatggggagattggccttgtgcatttctgaaaagccaagaccttagtctacgaggatataccatatcattttgtaattcactttgtttttttctgtcaacattacaacctgttttagccactttctcaagaatcagtgacatacagtataagaAAAAGGGCATGGCATTCATTACTAATATAttacaaaaatgcatttaatTACAAAGATTGTATAATACTGTGCGCATGTAAGATATTCTGTAATGGAAATCAGACCATGgaatataaacaaaaaatattgaCACTGCAGCTCTGACAGCTGGTGAACATGATGAGGCCATCTTTGAGAGTTTGAATCAGGAATGCTTGTATATTTGGGCATGCACCTTAACAGTCTTGGCCAAAAGCTCATTTGGGATGAACCCAGAAAACATGAAACACAACAGTTGGGGGGCATAATAAGAGTAGCAAGATGCTAAAATGTGTCTTCAAGCTCTGGACCATTTTAATGTAATATACAAAGGAAAACATGGTGGCGACACTTATTTGCAGAGCTGAAATCATGTCAAGGACACGACATGAAGCTCATTTTCATACATATGCTGCCAATGAACTAAGCTGTGAAGTGCCATCGTTTGTTTATCATTCAGCACTCACATAACATTTCATGCATGTTCTCCATCGAAACACGATTTGAAACAAAGCTTTAAAGTTGAAATGGCCTCAAAAATGTGGTACAAGGTCAAACAACTCCCGTTCCAAATACTGATGCACAGTCTTAGGTCTGTTTCCCAATAAATATGTATGACTTGAGTATTTTCACTGTAAATATCTGGAGTTGTAATTATTGTTCAGATTAGTCCCGCATTCCGATGTATAGTCTCCATGCCTCATCAATACTTGACAGGCCCAACTGAAATCAAGTATGACTGTTACATCAAtcaacaaagagacacacacattcttttcccACAATGCCCTATCTCTGTGATCACATGTATGGAGGAATTACATCGTCTGTTGTCAGCTCATtacaaaataaatcaataaataataaGATAGTTCCCCCCAGCTGTCATTCCCAGCATGATTATAGGTGAACAGAGCTATTATGGGCATTGAGCGACCAGTGAGACAAAGATGCTGCTCAGCTTACTTCAGTTGTCACACACGCTGTTCCCATTTGAACCCAGTAAATTGCTGGCTTATAATGTAGCCTTATCAATGTCCATCAAATTCCTTGACAAGCGAGCAATTCATTTTTTACACACTCTTTTCCTCCCCAGCTCTCAAATCTGTACTCTTTTTTTATCGTCCTTGATGCGAGTTCAAGGAAAATGTGTAATCTTCATGGAGATAAGGCACAGGCATTCATCTGCTCTCATTTACCTCATTCATATTCATGAgcgttttaatattattattaacctCAGTGCTCATCAGGCATCAGtgagcgttttttttttaaagcagggcTTGAACATTATTGTCAAGATAAAAGGGAAGGTATCTCAAACCCTAAAATCCTATTAAAAACCatattttgaaaaaaagaaaaagcgggGGGAAAAATCTTGAGGCTGAAGAACTTTGTCCGACCTTCTCCACTGTCTCACTCATCGTTATCAGCGGggatctcctctctcctcagcgcACCTGAGAGCTACACATCAGACAAGATCAGAGTCTCACCTCTGATGCTCCCTGCTGTCCATTTGCTGCTACTGCAACCCTGACCGACAGGCAGAAACCCAACCGTATGACTATACCCCTGTCTTGtcggctgaggaggaggaggagggggaggaagttgAAAGAGGGCACTTTGAAActatgagacagagagatggacactGACATTCTGACACCTCTGTCAACTATACCGACACGTAAGCCCCTCTTCAACAGGAGTGAAGTGAAGTCACGGGTTTGCCTGTGAGGATTTTTTTAAACAGTTGGTCTGTGTCAGCCAGGTGAAGCATGAAATAATTTTTTGTGCAACTGAAAGTGGCTTTTTTTTTGTCTGGTCAGATGTGGGCCGAGAAAAATATGAGGAGCCTGGTTATTGTACAGTGAGCACAAGGCATTTATCATGGCTCCAGTCAAATACAACACGACACAATTGCAAATGACATACAAATTGTGCAAACGTGTACGAGGGAAGGAGTTTACATTCGGAAGTCGTGTCAGGTCTCTCGCATTAGGATTCAAACAGGAGTTATTCAAGGAGCATGTCTGCATCACAATGGTGGCGGGCAAGAGCTAGTAAGGAGTTTAATTTGGTGGCATGAAAAATCTTTCTGAGGGGGCCTGAGTCCTGAGAGCCCATGGATGAGGCTGAAATGACTGCCATGCTTGACTGGAGGGCTTTGATGTGCAAAAAGCTTTCTACTGTATGCACGCTCATAATCACCGGGTCAAGTAGAGATTTGCAGCTCACCTGCTGTGTGTTTAGCTGTGTGTAAACAGTTGGAGTGAGAATGACCTGCTATTGTTCACGTttcacacatgcggacacacacatgcgcacacacatgcgca encodes:
- the LOC134463891 gene encoding ectonucleotide pyrophosphatase/phosphodiesterase family member 7-like; its protein translation is MLWTVSLCLLLCSTGMSLPLSGPGRNSNGGRNKLLLISFDGFRWDYDRDVDTPFLDQMANDGVKAVYVTPAFLTVTSPTHFTILTGRYIENHGVVHNMYFNTTTSEKKSYWQTQFVNEWWDNGTVPIWITAQRQGLKAGSHHFPGTASTYHGEKVQVSEVEPAIYNYSNETVWRTIVDKVMGSWFSDQDLDFVALYFGEPDGMGHKFGPDSPQVKKMVKQVDRTVGYLRNSAKRHGLEDRLNIIITADHGMSTVRRADTVNEIVLSKIPGFSFKDLDFHIVDYGPAGMLLPKEGKLDKVYNALKGAHPHLHVYKREEMPRRLHFSNNKRILPIVLWADPGYLINGYFPVQFNRGEHGFDNEGLDMKPFFRAVGPDFHKNLIVDPFETVNIYPLMCHLLGIMPDEHDGDLNNVRNMVVDIPGKWRTRRWFTI